The Aggregatilinea lenta genome includes a region encoding these proteins:
- the ruvX gene encoding Holliday junction resolvase RuvX, giving the protein MDNFPGRLIGVDYGLKVVGLAICDPTGLLSRPLQLLYRRSKVEDFAVIGQLVAEHSAAGLVVGLPESPPEITVYTHADRVRLWASRLAAAVSVPVYLFDERYSSQEAEDILRDEGRDLPERIDAVAAAIILQGFLDARREGLPWPEPVEPAEEQSRD; this is encoded by the coding sequence ATGGATAACTTTCCGGGCCGGTTGATCGGCGTGGACTACGGGCTGAAGGTGGTCGGGCTGGCGATCTGCGACCCGACCGGGCTGCTGTCGCGCCCACTGCAACTGCTGTACCGACGCTCGAAGGTGGAGGATTTCGCCGTGATCGGGCAGTTGGTGGCAGAGCATAGTGCGGCAGGTCTGGTTGTTGGTCTGCCGGAGTCGCCGCCGGAGATCACGGTTTACACGCACGCCGACCGTGTGCGATTGTGGGCGTCGCGGCTGGCGGCGGCGGTCAGCGTGCCGGTGTACCTGTTCGATGAGCGGTATTCGTCGCAGGAGGCGGAAGACATCCTGCGCGACGAGGGGCGCGATCTGCCGGAGCGTATCGACGCGGTGGCAGCGGCGATCATTTTGCAGGGCTTTCTGGACGCCCGCCGCGAGGGGTTGCCCTGGCCGGAGCCGGTCGAACCGGCGGAGGAGCAGAGCCGCGATTAG
- the mltG gene encoding endolytic transglycosylase MltG — MNGTAVRAVLIALVLGCMLVTCTAGGGLYLWARQEGLNPVKAIQLRLSLARSDEALNTPAGSDPTTRRFTVNSGDSASTIAANLLADGLISDSGLFVDYVVYHRLDDELEAGTFFLQQTQTIPQIARALTDAASATIPFRTLEGWRLEEIAQVIDSNPLLDFSGADFLAVVGPGGTIPADFKARVGIPDTLSNGRSPSLEGFLYPGTYQLKPGITPEELRDEMLAEFDAHVTSEFYDDAAEGLTMYQVVTLASIVQKEAVDLDEAPVIASVYLNRFRLPMRLDADPTVQYALGNTRDASTWWPSITQADYYGLDGLPNQSYSTYLNEDLPPGPIAAPGLPAIRAVVQPAETQYYYFRRGCEDDNRHVFFTLDQQADHANFTCD; from the coding sequence ATGAACGGGACGGCAGTGCGTGCGGTGCTCATCGCGTTGGTACTGGGCTGCATGCTGGTAACCTGCACGGCGGGGGGAGGGCTGTACCTCTGGGCGCGGCAGGAAGGGCTGAACCCGGTCAAGGCGATCCAGCTCCGGCTCTCGCTGGCGCGCAGCGACGAGGCGCTCAATACTCCGGCGGGCAGCGATCCCACGACCCGCCGCTTCACGGTCAACTCCGGCGATTCGGCCAGCACCATCGCCGCCAACCTGCTGGCGGACGGGCTGATCAGCGATTCGGGACTGTTCGTCGATTATGTGGTATATCACCGCCTCGACGACGAACTGGAGGCGGGCACGTTCTTCCTGCAGCAGACGCAGACCATTCCCCAAATCGCACGGGCGCTGACTGACGCCGCCTCCGCGACGATCCCGTTCCGCACGTTGGAAGGCTGGCGGCTGGAGGAGATCGCGCAGGTGATCGACTCGAATCCGCTGCTGGACTTCAGCGGCGCGGACTTCCTGGCGGTGGTTGGGCCGGGCGGGACGATCCCGGCGGACTTCAAGGCGCGGGTGGGGATTCCCGATACTCTGTCCAACGGCAGGTCGCCGTCGCTGGAAGGCTTCCTCTATCCCGGTACGTACCAGCTCAAGCCGGGCATCACGCCGGAGGAACTGCGCGACGAGATGCTGGCCGAATTCGACGCGCACGTGACGAGCGAGTTCTACGACGACGCGGCGGAGGGCCTGACCATGTATCAGGTCGTGACGCTGGCTTCCATCGTGCAGAAGGAAGCCGTGGACCTGGACGAAGCGCCGGTCATCGCGTCGGTGTACCTCAACCGCTTCCGGCTGCCGATGCGCCTGGACGCCGACCCGACCGTGCAGTACGCGCTGGGCAACACGCGCGACGCGAGTACGTGGTGGCCGAGCATCACGCAGGCGGATTATTACGGGCTGGACGGGCTGCCGAACCAGTCGTACAGCACGTATCTGAACGAGGACCTGCCGCCGGGGCCGATTGCCGCGCCGGGACTACCCGCGATCCGCGCGGTAGTCCAGCCTGCCGAGACGCAGTACTACTACTTCCGGCGTGGCTGCGAGGACGACAACCGGCACGTGTTCTTCACGCTCGACCAGCAGGCCGACCACGCGAACTTCACCTGCGACTGA